A segment of the Candidatus Protochlamydia naegleriophila genome:
CGGTCATCCAGATGAAGCTGAGATGATTAGTTTGATCATGGCGGAACTGGCAGTATCGAAGAAAAATGTCCGTTTAGCCCAAGAAAAAATGCACCTCATCGTTGAAAAACTGGCCGAAATCGACTCTTCGATCTCTTCAGTTTCAACATCTTACGATTTTGAACGAATTCAAACGGTGACAAAAAACATTTTACGCCTAGGCGTTTTCGAATTATTTTATGACAAGGGTATTCCGCCCAAAGTAGCCATTGCTGAAGCCATCCGCCTGTCGCGCAAATTCAGCACCCCGGAGTCAGCAAGTTTTGTTAATGCCTTGCTAGATCATCTCTACCAAGGAAGCAAGGGAGACAAGGCAGATCCTCAAATCCTCGCGCAACAGGCGCAAACCCTTGCCGAAAGCGAACAAGCGGCAACCGACTATTCTTTAGAAGTTCCTCTAATCGATGAGCCAGATGAAGATGAAAGCCCCTCTCATGAACATTCCTAATGATTTTCAAAGCAACCGCTTATTAAAAGATTTTACGACATTTGGAATCGGTGGACCAGCCAAGCATTTCGTTGAAGTTCGCACACTTTCCGCTATGCAGCAGGTTCTTCACTACTGCCATCAAAATAAGCTCCCTTTTTTCATATTGGGAAAAGGGTCTAATTCTTTATTTGACGATCGAGGATTCAATGGTGTCGTCATTGCCAATCGCATCGATTTTCTAGAAAAAATCCAGCCAGACCAGTGGCATGTCGGTGCTGGTTACAGCTTTTCACTGTTAGGCTCTCAAACAGCTCGTCAAGGCTTTTCAGGATTAGAATTTGCTTCTGGAATTCCAGCAAGCGTCGGCGGAGCGGTTTATATGAATGCAGGAGCAAATGGGCGGGAAACTGCAGAGTCCTTAATCAGTGTAGAGTTTGTGAATTCCCAAGGAGAGCTCATCCACTTCAACCGCTCAGATCTCTCTTTTCATTACCGAACTTCTCCTTTCCAGAAGCTGCCTGGAGCAATTGTATCTGCTACTTTCCAACTGACGCCTTCTGAGACCGCCCGCGAAAAACAGCTGGCAATCATCGACTACCGCAAAAAAACACAGCCCTATAAAGCGAAATCTGCAGGTTGCGTGTTTCGCAATCCAGACTGCGGTCATGCCGGAGCGTTAATCGATCAGGCAGGCCTAAAAGGAAAAGCGATCGGCGATGCAGAAGTCTCGACCGTACACGCCAATTTTGTGATCAATCGTGGAATGGCCTCATCACAAGATATTTTAGCACTCATCCATCACATTCAAATCGAAGTAAAAGCTCGAACGGGTGTTGAGTTGGAAAGTGAAGTGCGCTGCATTGCCTACGAGCCATCCAAGGCAGATGCATGTTAGATTTTCGAGCAGACCTTCACTGTCACAGTACCTGTTCAGACGGGACAGCCACACCACAAGAAATCATTGAGCTCGCTTGCCAAAAAGGATTGCAAGGCCTTTCGATTACAGACCATGATACGATTGAAGCCTATAAGGAAGCCATCCCTATTGCAAAAGCCAAAGGCCTCCCCCTCGTTTCAGGCGTCGAGTTTTCGGCCGTCCATAAAGAAACCAGCATTCATATTTTAGCTTACAGCTTTCCTTTGCATTCACCCTTGATTTTAGATTTTTGCCATAAACACTATCAAAGGCGCTTACTGCGCAATCAAGCCATTTTAGATCGCCTGACCGCACATGGAATGCCGTTAACGCTTGAAGATGTGCATCCCCAAACCCTTGTATCTCAAGTAAGCATGGGACGCCCCCATATTGCCTTAGCCATGTTAAAGAAAGGGTACGTGACCACTATTCAACAAGCCTTTCACGATTATATTGGCGAGGGAAAAAGCTGTTATGAGCCAGGCCACACCTTTAGCGTCGAAGAGACCCTCGATCTCATTCATCGCGCCAAAGGGCTTGCAGTCATCGCCCACCCGCATCTAGTAGAAAATATCGGCATCATTCGCGATCTTTTAACGATGAAGTTCGATGGCATTGAGGGATATTACGCACGCTTTCCAAAATCTAAGCAGGAACGCTGGGTCAAAATCGGCCAGCATCGAGGATGGCTTGTAACTGGAGGCTCCGATTTTCATGGCACCATCAAGCCAACTCTTCCTCTTGGCAGCTCATGGGTCGGAGAAGAGACTTTTAACGTTCTACTCGAGCATTTCAAACAACATACAATTGATTAATTTCTATGACCTACAAGGAACTTATCCAACGCTTATTTAGCATCAATCTCTTTGGCGGCATAAAAATGGGATTGACCAATTGCTACCAACTGCAAAGACTCCTCAACTTCCCGGATCACGCATTTCCAACCATCCACGTCGCGGGAACCAACGGTAAAGGATCGGTCGTCACAAAAATTGCAAAAGCCTTGCAAGAATCAGGCTATCGCGTGGGCCTGTATACCTCTCCTCATCTCTGCTGCTTTCGCGAAAGAATTCGAATCAATCAAGACATGATTTCCGAATCGTCTGTAGAAACCATTCTTCCCCATCTATTTGAGCTAACTACTGTGCATGCAATTCCTGCCACTTTTTTTGAACTCACCACTTTATTAGCCCTAACCTACTTTGCGAGAGAAAAAGTGGATGTTGCCGTTTTGGAGACAGGATTGGGAGGGCGTCTGGATGCAACCAATATTGTCTCCCCTCTTTTATCGATCATCACCTCAATTAGCTTGGACCACACCGACATTTTGGGATCAACAGAAGAAGCCATAGCCAAAGAAAAAGCCGGCATCATCAAATCGGGTATTCCCGTAATTATAGGTCCTAAAACGCCCCATCGACAACTCTTAGACATCGCTCACGCAAATAACAGCCCATGCATCAAAGTACATTCCCTTTCTCCTTTGTTCGAAGAAGAAAATAAAGCCATTGCTCATACGGCTTTGAACCATTTAAAAAGCAGTTTTAAACTTCCCCCGGAAGCCATAGCAAAAGGATTGGAAGCAAAACAGCCTTGCCGTTTCGAAGTGTTGCAAGGCTCGCCAGCTGTCATTTTAGATGTCGCTCATAACCCCGATGGCCTGCAGCGCCTCTTCCAAGCAACAAAAAAACATTTTCCAGAACATTCAATAAGAGTTCTATTCGGATTGTCGAAAGGAAAGGATCTTGACGGATGTTTAACTATTTTAAGAAACAATGCCGCTGCTTTTCATATCGTGGAAGCTCCCAATGGAAGAGGGGCTGCAATCAGCGAGTTGAAGGCACGCCTCGCCAATCTGGGTGTTGAACCAAGCCCCATTCACACCCATTCCGAGATTCAAAAAGGCATCCAAAATGCCGTACAAGCAGCTAAACTGCATAACCAAATCCTCCTGATCTGCGGCTCTTTTTTCATCATGAGTCAAGCAAGGCAAGCGCTTGGAATCAATGAACCACGCGATGAGATCGACCTCAACGAACGACATGGACCCGCCAAACCATCAAGTGAATGGAATCGTTGAATGCTTTCTATTCAATTCGCTGTTTTCTGCCTGGCATTTGCCCAGCCAAATCTCAGGAATTTATAAATGTATTTTATCTGTTCTAGTGCTGTCATAAACTTTTCTCAAGGGGATTTCAAATTGCTTTAAACGATTTTTCTTTTCACTCGCTTTCAATTTTAAAAAAGATGGTTCATGAAGTAGACAGCATAGTTTTTGAAAATCCAGTTGAATGTTCTCGAAAATGCGAATCGCTTTCTTAGAATAACCTTCCGGCAATCTTTCGATAACCATGAGATGGTTATAGTGTGTCGATTGAGCCACCTCGCCTGTTCGGGTGTCCAAAGCAATTTGAGTAAAGCAATACTTGCCAAGATAGCCATTTATTTTTCCAATTAAATACTCTTGATTGACCGGGCTTCCAACGTCCTCGATCAAGGCAAATAACTTCTGCAAATCATTGCTTTCATCCTCCAACAACTCCTGCTTGCTAAAAAGATTTTCTTTTACGGTAGTGCGCGAAAGCTCTGCTAGCACGCGCCTAATGGCAGCGATGCCTTTACTGTATTTTTTATGCCCTCCTATGACTGAAATTTCAACGCCATTTAAGTTAACGCCATTCCTCTTAAGGTTTTTTACCAATTTATCAAAAGAAGCTCTTATGCACGTCAGCGAATCAATGTGCAACAAAGAGCCTATTTTTGAGACCGGATCATAGATAGTCACGGCAAAGCAAGTCACAACATGGCTCGTAAACAAGATGGGACGATCACTTGTTGCCGCTGTCAGAGCGTACCCTCCTTGTGGGACCCCTACATGCATTGAAGCACAGCTTTGACTAGAATATAGTATTGAACTCATAAAACCTTTTACGTAAAAAACAAAAAATAAAACGATTTTTCAAAAGTAAAATAAAAAAACCACAAATTATAGGCATATAAATCAAACACCCACAACGATTAAATTTCAATTAGTTGTTAAATTCCAACAAGTCATTCTCCCATTTTTCTGCATTTTTAATTTTAGAATGGCGAGATATTCACAAATCACTAAAATGGACTTATTTTGAAGGAGACTCTCTATGCACCCCTTATGGCAATTTCTGCAATCTGAACCCATTTTAGCCCTTCTCATCGCCGTCTTAATCTTCTTAGTTACCATTTTTTTAGTCGTCAAACAGTGGATCGGGTTCTCCATTACTCTCCTCCTCCTCCTGTTCTCGCTAGCAGCAGGCTTGCTTGTCAGCAATCAGCAGATGCTGAGGGGCTATGCCAGCGACTACCACATAAAACATCTTCAAGACAGCAATCAAGACGCTTTTAAAAAGCAAATCTTCCAGGCTGTGGAAGATTTAAAAGCGGAAGTTGATTCAGAAAAGGAAAATCTGCGCCATGTTATGACGCAGGTCCAAGACATTTTCGATCAAATGGACACGCAAAAGCAGAAATTGCAGCAATTTATCGAAGAAACGAAAGAGCGTTTTAAAGCCGAAGCAGGCAAGAAGGGGCAGAGCGAAGAGGCCCTACCTCAAGCCGGCCTTTCTAGTTCTGAGAAACCTCTTTAAAGCTCATAGATCCAGCCTTTTTCACTTGCGGCAAGGCACGATAGAGTCCAGAAATCGTTTGATAAGGAAAACGGGAAAACCAAGCCAAGAGCATCCACTTAAAGCTTTCTAGATCCGTCGAATGCAGCCCTTCACAGCCTGACACATTTGGATCTTGAAATTCGTAAGGGGAAGTCAATGATAGGTAGACAGCATGACCCGTCTCCGGCTCCTGCTCAATCAAGCTGGCTTTAATTCTTTTTTTGATAGTTTCTGGAGCATCTGAACCCAATATAGCAAGGGTCTTTTCCTTCAACTCTTCAGGCGTCAGCGCTTTCTTTTTTTCCTGCCTCGCATGCGCCCGGTTATCCGCTACCGTTAAGATGAAATGTGTTTTGCAACCCTTGTAGCTGCCTATCAATTGATCCAAAACATTCAAGATAAACTCATCAACTGCGATATCCCCTTGACGCATTGAACCAAATGGCCCAATGATCTCCTCAAGATCGAAACTTAACTTTTTGCCCAAAAAAGGAGGAATAATCGTCCGGGAGTAGTTTCGATCCAGTTGACTTGCAAAATCCTGCCTCTCTTTTCTTACTGCATCTCTTTGCAAGGCAAGGGAATCAAGCTCTGGCTGAGCCTCCACCCTTCCGTCTAAATCAGACTCCAAAATAGAATAATCAATGAGCCTTTCATTAAATGTGTAATTGAAGTAATGGCTCATATCATAGCACAGCTGATAAAAGCGTGCCTTGCTCGAAATTTGCATTCCCTTGCATGGCAACTTGTCTATCTTCGCTTCAATATAGCGAATCGTAGCACCCGTGCACACTCCTTGCAAAAGATACTCTTGCGAATCTTTTGTTCGGGATTGCTCCTGCATGGAGTGCAAAAACTTATGAATAGAACTAAAAGTCTCATATTTTTGAATGGCAATCATATGCTTATTTAAGCGCGCGATGAGCCTTTCTTCCATCTCCACATGCTGCCCATTAAATTCCCCTTCATCCTGTCCAAGGGCCTCGTCTAAATAGTCTAAGACAAAGATTTCTTCGGATCTATGAATCTGCCTAAAAACAGCATAGGTGCGCTCAATCACGCCCTTAATTAACATCATTTTCTGCTCAGAAACTGCCTTCTCCAAGCCTTTATAAAATCTGGACTGAAAACTAACCCAAAGAACGCCCTTTTTTAAAAAGGATTCATACCGTGAAAAAGGCTCCTTCACCCTAAAAGCTCGGCCAATCAAATTTAAATAGAGCACCCAATTTTTCTCCCGACACTTCTGAATACCGGTTAAACAATCGCTTGCACAATCGAAATGAGAAGCCTTAATAGTCAATATTTTCGTTCCAGCCAAACGCTCCAACTCCATCAACTCAAACTCGCTCATTCCCCTCCACTTTTGCAAACGCAATTGCCGGATATTGCCGTGCAAGTCCATAAATTGTTGATAGTTAAAAGAACCATACTCATCGTTGAACCGACTAATAATGACTTGAATCTTACTCTTAAACTCGCTCGCCTTGAAATGACTATTTAAAATAGTAGAGTCTTCACTAACCAATAAAGATTTAATTTGAGCATTAACAAATTGAATATTCATACAACCTAAAATTATTTTAGCTGGATGAACAATACTTGAAATTTATTAACAAATCTTAAACAAACAATAAATATTTATTAAATCATCAATTGAATTTATATTTAGTAAATGCTATTTTTTTAAATAGATTGTAAGCTTCACTAACAGACTCTTTAATGAGAACTTAACACCTTCTTTATGAAGTCATTAGACGAATTCAATACAGTCATTTTTTTATTACCTTACGGCTATTACTCATTTAACCCCAGTTAGGATGATGATTCAGATTCCCTCTTTAGCAACTGCTTCCCTATTTATTAAACAGATCGGAAAAAGCCTGATCATCCTGACGCCCCTGCAAAGAAAAGTGCTTGCAATTTTTGCTTGTGCAGTTGCCTGTGTCACAATCAGCTATGCAATCGGTCGTCGTTTCAAGGTAAACTCGCGCATCGAATCGATGATTCCTGCTTTTAAAGATTTAATTAAAAGAAGAGAGCCCTCTTCTTCTTCCATTGTTCATGACACTCATTTAGCCCCTATCCCCCAATTGATTAATGAAGCGACTGTACCAGAGGAAAATCTCGAACAACAGCAGCCGATCCAGCCAGATGGAAAGGAACAAAGACAAGGCGAAAAAGCGCTTGAAAGCCCTCTTTCAGAGCCTCTGCTGCCAAGCGAAGATATAGCCCGTCCTTTTGCAATCAAGCCTCAGGATGAAAGAAAAGAGTCTCAAAGCATCGCTACCACGCAAATAAAGGATGAAAGCGCAGAAGCATTGTCCGACGAATCCTCTTCCCAAGACCCCCTTATAAATGATCAGAGTGCGGACTTAGGCCTCTCTTCAAACACGGCTAGTCATGAAGAGATTGTCAATGACGATGTCGCAAACGAGCACTCTTTACCCTCATCCATGCAAGAGACGGGGCCTCAGCCCAAAGAAGCATTCCTGATTGATCTAGGATTTCCAACTCTTTTTGAAGGGAGTGAGGCACATCTCAAAGAGCTTTCAGATCTAGAATCCATTTTAGAAGAAAAACCGCACAGCATAGAGATACCCACGGTTGATCAGGAGACCTCTTCTTTCTTTGAAGGCACAAACGAGGTAGATTCAATAGAAGATCTATCACACATAGTGCCATCTCCAGACATTATCGAAGAGCCTCTTCTTTTCTTAAAGGATAAATCAGATCTCGAGGCTGTCGCCAGTCAATTCATCAATGCCAAGCTGTATAAATTGAAATGCGATGTTGTTTCAAAGTTTCTAGATGAAATTTACCAAGTGAAAGAAGTTAAATGCGAAGAAGAAAGAACGAACTGCATTCTTTACATTGCCGATCACCTAATAAAAAGTCATAGAGTCAATGAAACTCCAATCAGTTCTTTCATTTCATCCCTCAAAGCCT
Coding sequences within it:
- the murB gene encoding UDP-N-acetylmuramate dehydrogenase: MNIPNDFQSNRLLKDFTTFGIGGPAKHFVEVRTLSAMQQVLHYCHQNKLPFFILGKGSNSLFDDRGFNGVVIANRIDFLEKIQPDQWHVGAGYSFSLLGSQTARQGFSGLEFASGIPASVGGAVYMNAGANGRETAESLISVEFVNSQGELIHFNRSDLSFHYRTSPFQKLPGAIVSATFQLTPSETAREKQLAIIDYRKKTQPYKAKSAGCVFRNPDCGHAGALIDQAGLKGKAIGDAEVSTVHANFVINRGMASSQDILALIHHIQIEVKARTGVELESEVRCIAYEPSKADAC
- a CDS encoding PHP domain-containing protein, which codes for MLDFRADLHCHSTCSDGTATPQEIIELACQKGLQGLSITDHDTIEAYKEAIPIAKAKGLPLVSGVEFSAVHKETSIHILAYSFPLHSPLILDFCHKHYQRRLLRNQAILDRLTAHGMPLTLEDVHPQTLVSQVSMGRPHIALAMLKKGYVTTIQQAFHDYIGEGKSCYEPGHTFSVEETLDLIHRAKGLAVIAHPHLVENIGIIRDLLTMKFDGIEGYYARFPKSKQERWVKIGQHRGWLVTGGSDFHGTIKPTLPLGSSWVGEETFNVLLEHFKQHTID
- a CDS encoding bifunctional folylpolyglutamate synthase/dihydrofolate synthase, coding for MTYKELIQRLFSINLFGGIKMGLTNCYQLQRLLNFPDHAFPTIHVAGTNGKGSVVTKIAKALQESGYRVGLYTSPHLCCFRERIRINQDMISESSVETILPHLFELTTVHAIPATFFELTTLLALTYFAREKVDVAVLETGLGGRLDATNIVSPLLSIITSISLDHTDILGSTEEAIAKEKAGIIKSGIPVIIGPKTPHRQLLDIAHANNSPCIKVHSLSPLFEEENKAIAHTALNHLKSSFKLPPEAIAKGLEAKQPCRFEVLQGSPAVILDVAHNPDGLQRLFQATKKHFPEHSIRVLFGLSKGKDLDGCLTILRNNAAAFHIVEAPNGRGAAISELKARLANLGVEPSPIHTHSEIQKGIQNAVQAAKLHNQILLICGSFFIMSQARQALGINEPRDEIDLNERHGPAKPSSEWNR
- the nusB gene encoding transcription antitermination factor NusB, whose translation is MALSQQKFREIVFQLLYSQDIGHPDEAEMISLIMAELAVSKKNVRLAQEKMHLIVEKLAEIDSSISSVSTSYDFERIQTVTKNILRLGVFELFYDKGIPPKVAIAEAIRLSRKFSTPESASFVNALLDHLYQGSKGDKADPQILAQQAQTLAESEQAATDYSLEVPLIDEPDEDESPSHEHS